The following proteins come from a genomic window of Triticum aestivum cultivar Chinese Spring chromosome 6A, IWGSC CS RefSeq v2.1, whole genome shotgun sequence:
- the LOC123130188 gene encoding solanesyl-diphosphate synthase 1, mitochondrial isoform X1, with translation MLPRRLLVAGLLRSTSTSSPVYPRPENVRERFLSSWCYSDSTRRQTYGGAGSTAKMLDPFALVKDEVSEISNRLRSTVVSEVPELTSAAGYFFRAGAEGKRTCPTVLLLMASAIRTDTPDSIVGSRNELRARQMRIAEITEMIHVASLIHDDVLDVADTRRGMDSLNSAVGNKLAVLAGDFLLFRAFSAAGSLGNTEVVSLLATALNSLVTGELMQMAITPAQRCSMDYYLQKTYYKTAALISNSCKAVAVIAGQTAEVAALAYQYGRHLGIAYQLIDDILDFTGTSASLGKGSLSDTHQGIVTAPLLFAMEEFPELRESVERGFDDPSDVATALEYLAKSQGIERTRLFATGHVKLAARAIDALPEVGDRVALISRQALKDLAQKLIRRTK, from the exons ATGCTGCCGAGGCGTCTTCTCGTCGCCGGCCTCCTGCGGTCAACCTCCACTTCTTCCCCCGTTTACCCAAGGCCAGAG AATGTCAGAGAAAGGTTCCTTTCAAGTTGGTGTTATTCTGACAGCACCAGGCGTCAGACTTATGGAGGAGCAGGGTCAACAGCTAAG ATGCTGGATCCCTTTGCACTGGTTAAAGATGAAGTGTCGGAAATCTCGAACAGACTGCGTTCGACGGTGGTATCGGAG GTACCTGAATTGACATCAGCAGCTGGATACTTCTTCAGAGCTGGAGCTGAAGGGAAAAGAACATGCCCCACT GTTCTACTATTGATGGCCTCGGCTATACGAACAGACACTCCTGACTCCATTGTTGGTTCAAGGAACGAGCTTCGTGCAAGACAGATGCGCATTGCTGAGATAACTGAAATGATTCAT GTAGCAAGCCTTATCCATGATGATGTTCTGGATGTTGCTGATACCAGACGTGGTATGGATTCCCTGAACTCTGCAGTGGGAAACAAG CTTGCGGTATTGGCCGGTGATTTCCTACTTTTCAGGGCATTTTCTGCTGCCGGGTCTCTTGGCAATACTGAG GTTGTATCTTTACTAGCAACAGCTCTAAATAGCCTTGTGACGGGTGAGCTGATGCAGATGGCCATAACTCCAGCACAACGCTGCAG CATGGATTACTATTTGCAGAAGACATACTACAAGACAGCTGCATTGATTTCAAATAGCTGCAAAGCCGTTGCAGTTATCGCTGGCCAAACAGCAGAGGTTGCAGCCCTTGCTTATCAGTATGGCAGGCACTTG GGTATAGCATATCAGCTGATCGACGACATCCTTGATTTCACGGGCACATCCGCTTCACTAGGCAAAGGCTCCTTGTCTGATACCCATCAA GGAATCGTGACCGCTCCTCTGTTGTTCGCAATGGAAGAGTTCCCTGAACTACGTGAGAGTGTAGAGCGTGGATTCGATGACCCTTCAGATGTTGCTACT GCCCTCGAATACCTTGCGAAAAGCCAGGGAATCGAGAGGACAAGGTTGTTTGCTACTGGACACGTGAAACTGGCAGCACGCGCAATCGATGCGCTTCCTGAGGTTGGGGACAGAGTTGCGCTGATCTCGAGGCAAGCACTCAAAGACCTTGCTCAGAAGCTCATCAGGAGAACAAAGTGA
- the LOC123130188 gene encoding solanesyl-diphosphate synthase 1, mitochondrial isoform X2: MLDPFALVKDEVSEISNRLRSTVVSEVPELTSAAGYFFRAGAEGKRTCPTVLLLMASAIRTDTPDSIVGSRNELRARQMRIAEITEMIHVASLIHDDVLDVADTRRGMDSLNSAVGNKLAVLAGDFLLFRAFSAAGSLGNTEVVSLLATALNSLVTGELMQMAITPAQRCSMDYYLQKTYYKTAALISNSCKAVAVIAGQTAEVAALAYQYGRHLGIAYQLIDDILDFTGTSASLGKGSLSDTHQGIVTAPLLFAMEEFPELRESVERGFDDPSDVATALEYLAKSQGIERTRLFATGHVKLAARAIDALPEVGDRVALISRQALKDLAQKLIRRTK, encoded by the exons ATGCTGGATCCCTTTGCACTGGTTAAAGATGAAGTGTCGGAAATCTCGAACAGACTGCGTTCGACGGTGGTATCGGAG GTACCTGAATTGACATCAGCAGCTGGATACTTCTTCAGAGCTGGAGCTGAAGGGAAAAGAACATGCCCCACT GTTCTACTATTGATGGCCTCGGCTATACGAACAGACACTCCTGACTCCATTGTTGGTTCAAGGAACGAGCTTCGTGCAAGACAGATGCGCATTGCTGAGATAACTGAAATGATTCAT GTAGCAAGCCTTATCCATGATGATGTTCTGGATGTTGCTGATACCAGACGTGGTATGGATTCCCTGAACTCTGCAGTGGGAAACAAG CTTGCGGTATTGGCCGGTGATTTCCTACTTTTCAGGGCATTTTCTGCTGCCGGGTCTCTTGGCAATACTGAG GTTGTATCTTTACTAGCAACAGCTCTAAATAGCCTTGTGACGGGTGAGCTGATGCAGATGGCCATAACTCCAGCACAACGCTGCAG CATGGATTACTATTTGCAGAAGACATACTACAAGACAGCTGCATTGATTTCAAATAGCTGCAAAGCCGTTGCAGTTATCGCTGGCCAAACAGCAGAGGTTGCAGCCCTTGCTTATCAGTATGGCAGGCACTTG GGTATAGCATATCAGCTGATCGACGACATCCTTGATTTCACGGGCACATCCGCTTCACTAGGCAAAGGCTCCTTGTCTGATACCCATCAA GGAATCGTGACCGCTCCTCTGTTGTTCGCAATGGAAGAGTTCCCTGAACTACGTGAGAGTGTAGAGCGTGGATTCGATGACCCTTCAGATGTTGCTACT GCCCTCGAATACCTTGCGAAAAGCCAGGGAATCGAGAGGACAAGGTTGTTTGCTACTGGACACGTGAAACTGGCAGCACGCGCAATCGATGCGCTTCCTGAGGTTGGGGACAGAGTTGCGCTGATCTCGAGGCAAGCACTCAAAGACCTTGCTCAGAAGCTCATCAGGAGAACAAAGTGA